In the genome of Bacteroidales bacterium, the window GGTAAGAGCTGCGTTGTGTCCGGAAAAAGCTTCGACATTTGAGATTGCGGTATGCCCCTCCCCTTCAATGATCAGCGGATGAATATCTTTTATGTCTTTCCCGGTATTGGCAATAATCGAACCCTGGGCAATCTGCCAGTTCCGGTTTTTCTTCCCACCGCCTATTTTATGAATACCCACAGTTACACAGTCTAAATTGAAATTAGTTAATTGTCCGTATGTTTCTGCTCCCAGATATACCCCTCCATATACTCCGAATGTGAATATATCGATCATCTGGGCATTATCAGTATGATTGATCGAATATGAAAAAGTACCGTTTGCAATAACCGCGTCCACAATCCTTTTATGAAATGTCCGGCCAAATTCACGCATATTGGCAGGATTGATATGGCAATGAAGGATTCTTGGAATATCATAACAATAATCAATCCTGATAAATTCGCCGCTCAACGGATATCCGTAACAATGTTCAAACAATATCTGTTCATTAATATTTCTTCCTGTTGAATTAAAATCCATAGCGATATATTCACCGTAAAAAGTAAGGTTAGACAACGTAACTCCTTGTACATTTTGCTCTTTGGCTACTTGTATCGTGGGTTTATACTTGATTATCTTATCCGGGTCCATATATGTCTGTTCGGGATACCAGAACTGGATTCCTCTTATTTGAGTTGCCGACTCTACTGTAATGAACGCGTTATCTTCATCTGTAATCTTAAAAAGTGAGCCTACCGGTTCGTTGCTCTGTGGATTTTTCGTACCTCTTCCTGTTGGACCATGTACTCCAACTAAAGAAACATTCTTCTTTAAACGAATTCCTGAAGATACGGGATAACCTCCCTCGACAGGTTCTATCCATAAAGCGCTCCCTGATGTTGTAGCCCAGTCTATAGCTTTTTGCAGGTTTGTTTTATTGACCTCAGGCTGGTTTGTCGGTAATACACCAAAATCTTTTATACTTTTATATTGAGCAAAAGAGAATACCGGAAAAAATAATAATAACAAAGTATACTTTTTCATCTGTATAAAATTATTTTTAATGGTTAGATGAACCCCAAAGGGCTCAGTGAAACTAAATGTCCAATTTTGTTCATGACGGTGGGTATACCGATATGTTTATATGGACATTTCATATGAATGATTTTTTGTTTAGATTCAGGTAAAAAGTCGATATAATTTCATTATTATATATGATAAAAACCCTACAAATATATTTATTTCAAACATAATAATGTATCATGAGGAACAGGAAAAATCATTATTTTCATAAAACAGGAAGTGAATCTTTTTTATGAAAATAATATAATATTTAGCATAGATATTAAAAGTTTGAATTATAAACAATATTTTTGTCGTAAAGTTTCCTACCTTTACTAAATGGACATCATTAAGTATGAAAAACATGGAATATACAGTCAATCATTATCCTGAAATTGGTCGTTTTGAAATTACCCAAGATGGTTATACAGCCTATGTGGAATATACATTAAGAAATGAAACTATGGATATTACACACACTTATGTCCCCCCACCTATTGAGGGACGTGGAATAGCATCATTGTTAGTAGAACATGCTTGTGATTA includes:
- a CDS encoding glycoside hydrolase family 55 protein; translated protein: MKKYTLLLLFFPVFSFAQYKSIKDFGVLPTNQPEVNKTNLQKAIDWATTSGSALWIEPVEGGYPVSSGIRLKKNVSLVGVHGPTGRGTKNPQSNEPVGSLFKITDEDNAFITVESATQIRGIQFWYPEQTYMDPDKIIKYKPTIQVAKEQNVQGVTLSNLTFYGEYIAMDFNSTGRNINEQILFEHCYGYPLSGEFIRIDYCYDIPRILHCHINPANMREFGRTFHKRIVDAVIANGTFSYSINHTDNAQMIDIFTFGVYGGVYLGAETYGQLTNFNLDCVTVGIHKIGGGKKNRNWQIAQGSIIANTGKDIKDIHPLIIEGEGHTAISNVEAFSGHNAALTTVEESYDYMLIKGDKLLTISLFGCRMRNYISDTPFSIQNPNAKVQAVGCIDKNEMFYNLIKD
- a CDS encoding N-acetyltransferase yields the protein MEYTVNHYPEIGRFEITQDGYTAYVEYTLRNETMDITHTYVPPPIEGRGIASLLVEHACDYAKGKGLRIIPTCSYVKVWLNRHPGYQD